One window from the genome of Acidihalobacter ferrooxydans encodes:
- a CDS encoding LutB/LldF family L-lactate oxidation iron-sulfur protein — protein MSAPRPQFKAQAGRALRDAQLQHALTHIRSGFVENRRKALEVLPEFEVLRRAGKAIKDHTLANLDLYLERFEREVQASGGQVHWAGDAAEAREIVLRLCAEAGARTVTKGKSMIGEEIAINAALEAAGIEPVETDLGEYIIQLAGETPSHIIAPALHKTRAQIVALFRKHHAQYGLSQALESVPEIVDEARQVLRDRYFQADVGITGANFLIAETGSAVVVTNEGNGDLTATLPKTHIVLASLEKVVPTREDVNVLLRLLARSATGQAFTAYTSFFTGPRRTDDLDGPDRFHVVLVDNGRSVIAGDSDFHEVLRCIRCGACMNHCPVYNAIGGHAYGWVYPGPIGAVLTPLLIGEEQAADLPNASTLCGRCEAVCPMSIPLPGLLRKHRERQYAERIVPPRQRLALRAWAWLAQRPAFYHLSTRAGMRLLRLLARRHGRFHRLPLAGGWTANRDLPAPQGETFLAAWKRGERP, from the coding sequence ATGAGCGCGCCGCGCCCGCAGTTCAAGGCCCAGGCCGGTCGTGCGCTGCGCGATGCGCAGTTGCAGCACGCGCTGACGCACATCCGCAGCGGTTTTGTCGAGAACCGGCGCAAGGCGCTGGAAGTACTGCCCGAGTTCGAGGTGTTGCGCCGCGCCGGCAAGGCGATCAAGGACCACACGCTGGCCAATCTGGATCTTTACCTGGAGCGTTTCGAGCGCGAGGTTCAAGCCAGTGGCGGGCAGGTGCACTGGGCGGGCGATGCCGCCGAGGCGCGTGAAATCGTGCTGCGCTTGTGCGCGGAGGCCGGCGCGCGCACCGTGACCAAGGGCAAGTCGATGATCGGCGAGGAAATCGCCATCAACGCCGCGCTGGAAGCGGCCGGCATCGAGCCGGTGGAAACCGATCTGGGCGAGTACATCATCCAGCTGGCCGGCGAAACGCCCAGCCACATTATCGCCCCGGCGCTGCACAAAACACGCGCGCAGATTGTCGCGCTGTTTCGCAAACATCACGCCCAGTACGGCCTGAGCCAGGCGCTGGAAAGCGTGCCGGAGATTGTCGACGAAGCGCGGCAAGTGTTGCGCGACCGCTATTTTCAGGCCGACGTGGGCATCACCGGCGCGAATTTTCTGATCGCCGAGACGGGCAGCGCCGTGGTGGTCACCAACGAAGGCAACGGCGACCTGACCGCAACACTGCCGAAGACACATATCGTGCTCGCCAGCCTGGAGAAGGTCGTGCCGACGCGCGAGGATGTGAACGTGCTGCTGCGCCTGCTGGCGCGCAGCGCCACGGGCCAGGCGTTCACCGCATACACCAGTTTTTTTACCGGCCCGCGCCGTACGGACGATCTCGATGGACCGGATCGGTTTCACGTCGTGCTGGTCGATAACGGCCGCAGCGTGATCGCTGGCGACAGCGACTTCCACGAGGTGCTGCGCTGTATTCGCTGCGGCGCGTGCATGAATCACTGCCCGGTGTATAACGCCATCGGCGGCCACGCCTACGGCTGGGTGTATCCGGGGCCGATCGGCGCCGTGCTCACGCCGCTGCTGATCGGTGAGGAGCAGGCGGCCGACCTGCCGAATGCCTCGACCCTGTGCGGGCGCTGCGAAGCGGTCTGTCCGATGTCGATTCCGTTGCCGGGGCTGTTGCGCAAACACCGCGAACGACAGTATGCCGAGCGCATCGTGCCGCCACGCCAGCGCCTGGCGCTGCGCGCCTGGGCCTGGTTGGCGCAGCGTCCCGCCTTTTATCATCTGTCCACACGCGCCGGCATGCGGTTGCTGCGTCTGCTGGCGCGCCGACACGGTCGGTTTCATCGCCTGCCGCTGGCCGGGGGCTGGACCGCGAACCGCGATCTGCCGGCACCGCAGGGCGAGACCTTTCTGGCGGCCTGGAAGCGGGGAGAGCGGCCATGA
- a CDS encoding class II aldolase/adducin family protein, which produces MPASTPENTLINVADTLQTRGLLFLGAHANLSLREGDRVLMTRGGSVADLHADDLVWLDLNVEAAEQPFEPAYREIISMHTRLYQAREDVGAIIHCHPRHATAFAVAQRAVPAVYEPMLRQDIHRDVPVVPWAPRGSSASVDGILRAFEDPAHVAVLLANHGALVTGATPEQALSRLTAIEEGAEVVLNAIALGGAQPLPDAAYAEVAARMRTFESAA; this is translated from the coding sequence ATGCCTGCGAGTACACCCGAAAATACCTTGATCAATGTTGCGGACACGCTGCAGACCCGTGGATTGCTGTTTCTCGGCGCGCACGCGAACCTGTCGCTGCGCGAGGGTGATCGCGTCCTGATGACACGCGGTGGCTCCGTGGCCGATTTGCATGCCGATGACCTGGTGTGGCTCGACCTGAACGTCGAGGCTGCCGAACAGCCCTTCGAGCCTGCCTATCGCGAGATCATCAGCATGCATACACGCCTCTACCAGGCGCGTGAGGACGTCGGCGCCATCATTCATTGTCATCCCCGTCACGCCACGGCTTTCGCGGTTGCCCAGCGGGCTGTGCCTGCGGTTTATGAGCCTATGTTGCGTCAGGACATTCATCGCGATGTGCCGGTCGTGCCCTGGGCGCCACGCGGCTCAAGTGCCTCGGTTGACGGCATCCTTCGCGCTTTTGAGGACCCGGCCCATGTTGCTGTGCTGCTCGCCAACCACGGGGCGCTTGTGACAGGCGCAACGCCAGAACAGGCGCTGAGTCGGTTGACGGCGATCGAGGAGGGTGCCGAAGTCGTGCTGAACGCGATCGCTCTCGGTGGAGCGCAACCATTGCCTGATGCGGCCTACGCGGAAGTTGCCGCACGTATGCGAACGTTTGAAAGTGCGGCATGA
- a CDS encoding AAA family ATPase: MSTRKNCLLSLSTLGLLQIRVNGRDVRIQSRHAQRLLIFLCAQPGHHPRRELASMLFGTHDTARALTYLRQALQRLRQARPAIGLEVDAQQIGLSPTQAVDLDLTRLLCAAQDDAQAREAAIADYHGAFLEAETSADAPVLWWEWVHRQRSRAEQALQVCYARHTEALLEAGERQQAWALLETWMQAFAMHDVPHQEAMRFLLSEGRMPEALQLYAHYAERLASVSGRRPGDTLQALYARLREQLQATTAPATSSAQDQAQYRFVTLLAMAPDRGDDGVKDEAIEAHFQRFLPLVRQLGERYGGQFRIGSDGVLELHFDALETPEIQADQALRAALELRRLSPAPSPRLGIHCALTLHSQAFGPVGTLTRAAHACAWANDARGGVVLSETVVKRAGLVGAHKARLIPLAPIDVSGQPLNAYWFAPTEAAPHAPTQTPLFIGRAEECACIERLAAQVLACGRGQAAWLLGPAGIGKTMLLRHLLHQPVIRQGAAVVHLRCQAALCHSPLRPIAAVLREALGLQRMTPAAAVEAVRSLLREVGETDQWMHALWLQWLDLQTPQQPVTIQFGDYRKALNDSVLSVMRARLFPHPTIFLAEDLHWADAATLELLAAFMQELNELPVLFLASSRHELALFGEQAAPHAQILRLKPWGASEARDFIRARCGQTLSPAQERAIIARADGYPLYVDALVRTALDSNAALPIETSEILRRQIDPVVHCLDLLQAAAVADMPVDIAMLHRLLSERDRATLERLSVELEAAGLWRREEAGWLFRHELIRDAVYASTPKYLRTKLHLAVADSLETTDGSDPALLAQQYAAGQAWAAAAGHALTAAQHELRLGQYGFALEHYRRAAHWLRASASAPELAQALAGVYLAQAMNRGYSAEPTLAALDALEAALARQDDTSPQHLAALYGRWAAAGGRQPTLQGMRLGRQIAALRIDGLPAGLTACVADYTRGWSLFWRGDLRASRRHLGKAIARWQANWSAALLQIPSDFHVIKAIAYYGVIEAISGDYIKGFARCQHALCAIDARHQPSLYFFLRTIQMNMALWSRDAEMSLWIADEILRLCARSKLQPWHTFAQATRAWALVELGRCTPLHGLHRIGVAQRAMRAVWGFGADYIAILQIEVVRRAGLAPRALTFRTYQSIRDHGNEVLLPSLIATSATSTAARAALARRLHQAVPRNAIRSRCAVRLTSRAATEQPRRESAADRSRPR; encoded by the coding sequence ATGTCGACCCGTAAAAATTGCCTCTTGAGCCTGTCCACGCTGGGTCTGCTTCAGATTCGCGTCAACGGGCGTGATGTGCGCATTCAGTCGCGCCACGCACAGCGCTTGCTGATTTTTCTGTGCGCACAGCCGGGGCACCATCCGCGTCGGGAGCTGGCTTCCATGCTGTTCGGCACGCACGACACGGCGCGGGCCCTGACCTATTTGCGCCAGGCTTTGCAGCGATTGCGTCAGGCGCGCCCCGCCATCGGGCTTGAAGTCGATGCGCAGCAGATCGGCTTGTCGCCTACACAAGCGGTCGATCTTGATCTGACGCGTCTGTTGTGCGCGGCGCAAGACGATGCACAGGCGCGCGAGGCGGCCATTGCCGACTATCACGGCGCTTTTCTCGAAGCCGAAACATCCGCGGATGCACCCGTTCTGTGGTGGGAATGGGTTCATCGGCAGCGCAGCCGGGCCGAACAGGCACTGCAGGTCTGTTATGCCCGCCACACCGAGGCATTGCTGGAGGCCGGTGAGCGACAGCAGGCCTGGGCGCTGCTGGAAACCTGGATGCAGGCCTTTGCGATGCACGATGTGCCGCATCAGGAAGCGATGCGGTTCCTGCTCAGCGAGGGACGCATGCCGGAGGCCTTGCAGCTGTATGCGCACTATGCGGAACGCCTGGCCAGCGTCAGCGGACGACGGCCCGGCGACACGCTTCAGGCGTTGTATGCTCGTCTGCGCGAACAACTGCAAGCGACCACTGCCCCGGCCACGTCCAGCGCACAGGATCAGGCGCAATACCGCTTTGTCACGCTGCTGGCCATGGCGCCCGACAGGGGCGATGACGGCGTCAAGGACGAAGCCATCGAAGCGCACTTCCAACGGTTTCTGCCCTTGGTACGTCAGCTCGGCGAACGTTACGGCGGGCAGTTCAGGATCGGGTCTGACGGTGTTTTAGAGCTGCATTTCGACGCGCTGGAGACGCCGGAGATACAGGCCGATCAGGCGTTGCGTGCGGCGCTCGAACTGCGCCGTCTGAGTCCGGCTCCGTCCCCTCGGCTTGGGATCCATTGCGCCCTTACGCTGCACAGTCAGGCATTCGGACCTGTCGGCACACTCACACGGGCCGCGCACGCCTGCGCTTGGGCCAACGACGCGCGCGGCGGAGTGGTGCTCAGCGAAACGGTGGTCAAACGGGCCGGCCTGGTCGGCGCGCACAAAGCCCGCCTCATACCACTGGCGCCGATCGATGTGTCTGGACAGCCGCTCAATGCCTATTGGTTTGCGCCGACCGAAGCCGCGCCGCACGCGCCGACTCAGACGCCGCTGTTCATCGGCCGGGCAGAGGAATGTGCGTGCATCGAGCGCCTGGCGGCGCAGGTGCTGGCTTGCGGCCGGGGACAGGCAGCGTGGCTGCTCGGGCCAGCCGGTATCGGCAAAACGATGCTGCTGCGTCATCTGTTGCACCAGCCAGTCATCCGTCAAGGGGCGGCAGTGGTTCATCTGCGCTGTCAGGCCGCGTTGTGTCACAGCCCGCTGCGCCCGATCGCCGCGGTATTGCGTGAGGCGCTGGGATTGCAGCGGATGACGCCTGCGGCGGCGGTCGAGGCGGTGCGCAGTCTGCTGCGGGAGGTCGGCGAAACCGATCAATGGATGCACGCGTTGTGGTTACAGTGGCTCGATCTGCAAACGCCGCAGCAGCCTGTGACGATTCAGTTCGGCGATTATCGCAAGGCGCTTAACGACAGTGTGCTGTCGGTGATGCGCGCCCGGCTGTTCCCGCATCCGACGATTTTCCTGGCCGAAGACCTGCACTGGGCCGATGCCGCTACGCTGGAACTGCTGGCGGCTTTCATGCAGGAATTAAATGAGCTGCCCGTGCTTTTTCTTGCCAGCAGCCGCCATGAGTTGGCGCTGTTTGGCGAACAGGCTGCGCCGCACGCGCAGATTCTGCGGCTCAAGCCCTGGGGCGCAAGCGAAGCGCGTGATTTCATCCGCGCGCGCTGTGGCCAGACGCTGTCGCCCGCGCAGGAGCGCGCGATCATCGCCCGCGCGGACGGTTATCCCCTGTATGTGGATGCCCTGGTGCGCACGGCACTCGATTCCAACGCCGCGCTGCCGATCGAAACGTCCGAAATCCTGCGCCGTCAGATCGATCCGGTTGTGCATTGTCTCGACCTCTTGCAAGCTGCGGCCGTGGCCGACATGCCGGTCGATATCGCCATGCTGCATCGTCTGTTGTCTGAACGTGATCGCGCGACGCTGGAACGGTTGTCTGTCGAACTGGAAGCCGCTGGACTGTGGCGCCGGGAGGAGGCGGGCTGGCTATTCCGGCATGAGTTGATCCGTGACGCGGTGTACGCGAGCACGCCCAAATACCTGCGTACGAAACTGCATCTTGCCGTCGCCGACTCTCTCGAAACAACCGATGGCAGTGATCCTGCATTGCTGGCGCAGCAGTATGCGGCCGGGCAGGCGTGGGCTGCCGCCGCCGGTCATGCGCTAACAGCGGCGCAGCACGAGTTGCGGCTGGGCCAGTACGGCTTCGCCCTGGAACATTATCGCCGTGCTGCGCACTGGCTGCGTGCCAGTGCGTCCGCGCCGGAGTTGGCGCAGGCCCTGGCCGGCGTTTATCTTGCCCAGGCCATGAATCGTGGCTACAGCGCGGAGCCGACACTCGCGGCGCTGGACGCGCTCGAAGCCGCCCTGGCGCGCCAGGACGACACTTCGCCTCAGCATCTGGCCGCGCTCTACGGCCGTTGGGCAGCCGCCGGAGGCAGGCAGCCGACCCTGCAGGGCATGCGTCTGGGTCGGCAGATAGCGGCCTTGCGCATCGACGGTCTGCCGGCGGGTCTGACCGCCTGTGTTGCCGATTATACGCGCGGCTGGTCGCTATTCTGGCGGGGCGACCTGCGCGCAAGTCGCCGTCATCTCGGCAAGGCCATCGCGCGCTGGCAAGCCAACTGGAGCGCCGCGCTGCTGCAGATTCCGTCCGACTTTCATGTCATCAAGGCGATCGCTTATTACGGTGTCATAGAAGCCATTTCAGGAGATTACATCAAGGGTTTTGCACGGTGTCAGCACGCCTTGTGCGCGATTGACGCCAGACATCAGCCGAGTCTGTATTTTTTTCTGCGGACGATACAGATGAATATGGCGTTGTGGAGCCGCGATGCCGAAATGTCGCTTTGGATAGCTGATGAAATTCTGCGCTTGTGCGCCCGTTCGAAACTGCAACCCTGGCACACTTTTGCACAGGCCACGCGCGCCTGGGCGCTTGTCGAATTGGGGCGGTGCACGCCTTTGCACGGGCTGCACCGCATCGGTGTCGCCCAGCGCGCCATGCGCGCCGTTTGGGGGTTCGGAGCTGATTACATCGCAATTTTACAGATCGAAGTGGTCCGCCGCGCCGGGCTCGCACCGCGCGCGCTCACCTTTCGCACCTATCAATCCATCCGCGACCACGGCAACGAAGTCCTTTTGCCGTCGCTCATCGCCACCAGCGCAACATCGACCGCCGCTCGGGCCGCGCTGGCCAGGCGTCTGCATCAAGCGGTTCCTCGCAATGCTATCCGGTCTCGCTGTGCGGTCCGATTGACGAGCCGCGCCGCTACAGAGCAGCCTCGAAGAGAGTCTGCGGCTGACAGAAGCCGGCCACGATGA
- a CDS encoding (Fe-S)-binding protein, translating into MRVGLFVTCLVDAFRPNVGFSAVALLEQAGCTVAVPAGQTCCGQPAYNSGDREDARRIARQVIELFEEFDYVVAPSGSCAGMLKRHYPELCAHDPAWRVRAERFASRVHELSEFLTDVVGLREVDASYAGRCTYHDSCSSLREMDVRAQPRALLGSVQGLELQEMADTEVCCGFGGTFCVKYPEISVRMVSDKAAAVTASGADTLLAGDMGCLLNIAGRLKREGSAVRVYHVAEVLAGRADVPGIGEGDDA; encoded by the coding sequence ATGCGCGTAGGTTTGTTCGTGACCTGTCTGGTCGATGCCTTTCGGCCGAATGTGGGTTTTTCCGCTGTAGCGTTGCTGGAGCAGGCCGGCTGCACGGTTGCAGTCCCCGCGGGCCAGACGTGCTGCGGTCAGCCGGCATACAACAGCGGTGACCGTGAAGATGCGCGGCGTATCGCGCGGCAGGTCATCGAGCTTTTCGAGGAATTTGATTATGTGGTCGCGCCTTCCGGTTCCTGTGCCGGCATGCTCAAGCGCCACTATCCGGAACTGTGCGCGCACGACCCGGCATGGCGCGTACGCGCCGAACGCTTCGCCAGCCGCGTGCATGAACTGAGCGAATTTCTCACCGACGTGGTCGGCTTGCGGGAAGTGGACGCAAGCTACGCAGGGCGCTGCACGTATCATGATTCCTGTTCGTCGCTGCGCGAAATGGACGTGCGCGCGCAGCCGCGCGCACTGCTTGGCTCGGTGCAGGGGCTGGAGTTGCAGGAAATGGCGGACACCGAGGTCTGCTGCGGTTTCGGGGGCACGTTCTGCGTCAAATATCCGGAAATTTCGGTGCGGATGGTGAGCGACAAGGCTGCGGCGGTGACAGCCAGCGGCGCTGACACGCTCCTCGCCGGTGATATGGGCTGTCTGCTCAATATCGCTGGCCGGCTCAAGCGCGAGGGCAGCGCCGTGCGCGTTTACCATGTAGCCGAAGTGCTGGCCGGGCGCGCCGATGTGCCCGGCATTGGCGAGGGAGACGACGCATGA
- a CDS encoding sensor domain-containing diguanylate cyclase, protein MKKKPMLLRQDTQVHNDHRVMVVCAMVTCNEKTCGSGSVSTSPQSIRPKPGSLDAGFGVALLSPHTQPDTQDPDHAQNAPPDCERRQSSAIQGHARCPDTTGHAQDRPPGGIAGAGKRTKSADNATYDDLPVAIFQFEHDRIAYANRLGLSLLEAVTPEEILGRSLFDFVHPLDKPRIHNRLERALTGRGAMRPVEMRLRTCADHVRIVSARAQRVGDTSGLIAAVTDITPQRLRSYLQETERNVRHLFENTTDIYYRIDALGKVLMASPAVERILGYTCEAVIGQDSSMFYADPRDRDELVHALTTYGKISDYEVTLLHRDGTHVCVSVSSHAINDEEGNYLAVEGVMRDISERKRLERELHELASHDPLTGLLNRRAFLERATQALQRGQRHAWPITFMILDIDWFKRVNDRFGHLVGDQVLRRFSESVMHQLREIDHFGRLGGEEFGLVLDQCDLNEAHEVGERIRRSIETLECALMEDKPITISVSIGASVSAADDARIETLLERADQALYRAKQEGRNRLVWHKPGYSMSKTNLA, encoded by the coding sequence ATGAAGAAAAAACCAATGCTTCTTCGTCAAGACACGCAGGTGCACAACGATCATCGTGTCATGGTTGTATGCGCTATGGTTACATGCAACGAAAAAACATGCGGTTCTGGTTCCGTCAGCACATCGCCTCAGTCGATTCGCCCCAAGCCCGGCAGCTTGGATGCCGGGTTCGGAGTTGCACTTCTCTCCCCCCACACTCAGCCCGACACGCAAGACCCGGATCACGCACAAAACGCGCCGCCTGATTGCGAGAGGCGGCAGTCATCCGCGATCCAGGGACACGCGCGCTGCCCCGACACAACCGGCCACGCGCAAGACCGCCCGCCCGGAGGCATTGCAGGCGCAGGTAAACGAACCAAATCGGCAGACAACGCCACTTATGATGACTTGCCGGTGGCGATCTTCCAGTTCGAGCATGACCGCATCGCCTATGCCAACCGCCTCGGCCTGAGCCTGCTCGAGGCGGTCACGCCGGAGGAAATCCTCGGGCGTTCACTGTTCGACTTCGTCCATCCTTTGGATAAACCCCGCATCCATAATCGACTCGAACGAGCCCTTACGGGCCGCGGTGCGATGCGCCCGGTGGAAATGCGCTTGCGCACCTGCGCTGATCACGTGCGTATCGTCAGCGCGCGCGCGCAGCGTGTCGGCGACACTAGCGGATTAATCGCCGCCGTGACCGACATTACGCCGCAACGCTTACGCAGCTACCTTCAGGAAACCGAGCGCAACGTCCGACATCTGTTCGAAAACACGACCGACATCTATTACCGCATCGACGCATTGGGCAAAGTCCTGATGGCGAGCCCGGCCGTGGAACGCATACTCGGTTATACCTGCGAGGCCGTCATCGGACAGGACTCATCCATGTTCTATGCCGATCCGCGCGATCGCGATGAGCTGGTTCACGCATTGACGACTTATGGGAAAATTTCGGACTATGAAGTGACTTTGCTTCATCGCGACGGTACGCACGTATGCGTCTCCGTCAGTTCCCATGCGATCAACGACGAAGAGGGCAACTATCTGGCCGTCGAAGGTGTCATGCGCGACATCAGCGAACGTAAGCGCCTCGAACGCGAACTGCACGAATTGGCATCGCATGACCCCCTGACCGGCCTCCTCAACCGCCGCGCCTTTCTGGAGCGGGCGACGCAAGCCTTGCAGCGCGGCCAACGGCACGCCTGGCCGATCACCTTCATGATCCTCGACATCGACTGGTTCAAACGTGTCAACGACCGCTTCGGACATCTTGTCGGCGACCAGGTTTTACGTCGTTTTTCCGAGTCCGTCATGCACCAGTTGCGCGAAATCGATCACTTCGGACGCCTTGGCGGAGAGGAATTCGGCCTCGTGCTCGACCAATGCGATCTCAACGAAGCGCACGAGGTCGGCGAACGGATTCGTCGCTCGATCGAGACGCTCGAATGCGCCCTGATGGAGGACAAACCGATCACGATTTCCGTCAGCATCGGGGCCAGCGTATCGGCAGCGGATGATGCCCGCATCGAAACCTTGCTTGAACGCGCCGACCAAGCCCTCTACCGGGCCAAACAAGAAGGGCGCAATCGGCTCGTCTGGCATAAACCCGGATATTCCATGAGCAAAACCAACCTTGCCTGA
- a CDS encoding NRAMP family divalent metal transporter yields the protein MTVAAETLTRPAARWKLFLAVIGPGLVVMLADTDVGSVITAAQSGAQWGYKLLALQLVLIPILYVVQELTVRLGIFTGRGHGELIRETFGQGWAWLSVSGLGIACVGALLTEFSGVAGVSELFGVPRAIGVGIAAAFLLVVVWTGSYRRIERVAILLGLFELVFFAVAVAARPDPHAIIAGLAHAPLGNPQYMYLVAANIGAVIMPWMIFYQQSAVADKGLRPEHFRHARWDTAIGAFITQAVMAAVLVATAATIGRADPNATLNTVGQIAHALVPFLGETWGSVIFSLGILGAGMVAAIVVSLAAAWGFGEVTGYRHSLENRPQEAPWFYTIYTVALLAGALAVIFIPNLVTLTLGVEVMNALLLPLVLGFLVALAIKALPEAHRLRGWYLWVVVTISVLTAGLGVYGGLSSISGF from the coding sequence ATGACTGTCGCAGCAGAAACCCTCACCCGCCCCGCGGCCAGATGGAAACTTTTCCTGGCCGTCATCGGGCCCGGACTCGTGGTCATGCTCGCCGACACCGACGTGGGCAGCGTCATCACCGCTGCGCAGAGCGGTGCGCAATGGGGTTACAAGCTGCTGGCGCTGCAACTCGTCCTGATCCCGATCCTGTATGTCGTGCAGGAACTGACCGTGCGCCTGGGTATTTTCACGGGCCGGGGGCACGGCGAGCTGATCCGCGAGACCTTCGGCCAGGGCTGGGCCTGGCTGTCGGTCAGCGGGCTCGGCATCGCCTGCGTCGGCGCACTGCTCACCGAATTTTCCGGCGTCGCCGGCGTCAGTGAATTGTTCGGCGTGCCGCGTGCCATCGGCGTGGGCATCGCGGCCGCGTTCCTGCTGGTGGTGGTATGGACCGGCTCCTATCGCCGGATCGAGCGCGTCGCCATCCTGCTTGGCCTGTTCGAACTGGTCTTTTTCGCCGTGGCGGTGGCCGCCAGACCGGACCCGCACGCCATCATCGCCGGCCTTGCCCACGCGCCGCTCGGCAATCCGCAGTATATGTATCTGGTCGCCGCCAACATTGGCGCGGTCATCATGCCCTGGATGATTTTCTATCAGCAGTCCGCAGTGGCCGACAAAGGACTGCGCCCTGAACATTTTCGCCATGCCCGCTGGGACACCGCCATCGGCGCATTTATCACGCAGGCGGTCATGGCCGCCGTGCTTGTCGCCACCGCGGCCACCATCGGCCGCGCCGATCCGAACGCCACGCTCAACACGGTCGGTCAGATCGCACACGCCCTCGTCCCCTTCCTCGGCGAAACCTGGGGCAGCGTGATATTCAGCCTGGGCATCCTCGGCGCCGGCATGGTGGCGGCCATCGTCGTCTCGCTGGCCGCGGCCTGGGGCTTCGGTGAAGTGACCGGCTATCGTCACTCACTGGAAAACCGTCCGCAGGAGGCGCCGTGGTTCTACACGATTTATACCGTGGCGCTGCTCGCCGGCGCGTTAGCCGTCATCTTCATCCCGAACCTGGTCACGTTGACGCTCGGTGTCGAGGTAATGAACGCGCTCCTGCTGCCGCTGGTGTTGGGTTTTCTGGTCGCGCTGGCGATCAAGGCGCTCCCCGAGGCACATCGCCTGCGCGGCTGGTATCTATGGGTGGTGGTGACGATCAGCGTGCTCACCGCCGGGCTGGGCGTGTACGGCGGCCTGAGCAGCATTTCCGGTTTCTGA
- a CDS encoding LutC/YkgG family protein, which produces MTDARRAIIARLRASLGDADIRRPAVEQRLNTAPRGPTPAVGEDLVAAFTTRVEAAAASMVRIRDGAGVVAEVLDYLAQRELPQRLLLADDPWLRKLPWPTSLRVDIGAAAPDHLAGLTRAYAGIAETGSLALLSGLATPTGANFLPDHYLCLLRTEDIVRHLEDLWARLRTESIAMPRALNLITGPSRTGDVEQTIQLGAHGPRSVRIILLDGCDRSA; this is translated from the coding sequence ATGACCGATGCACGCCGTGCAATCATCGCCCGGCTGCGCGCCAGCCTGGGCGATGCCGATATCCGCCGTCCGGCGGTCGAGCAGCGTCTGAACACTGCCCCGCGCGGGCCGACACCGGCCGTGGGCGAGGATCTGGTCGCGGCCTTTACCACACGGGTCGAAGCGGCAGCGGCCAGCATGGTGCGCATCCGCGATGGCGCGGGCGTGGTGGCGGAGGTGCTGGACTATCTGGCGCAGCGCGAACTGCCGCAGCGCCTGCTGCTGGCCGATGATCCATGGCTGCGCAAACTGCCCTGGCCGACAAGCCTGCGGGTCGATATCGGCGCTGCGGCGCCGGATCATCTGGCCGGTCTGACGCGCGCCTACGCCGGAATCGCCGAGACCGGTTCTCTGGCGCTGCTATCGGGTCTGGCTACCCCGACGGGGGCTAATTTCCTGCCCGATCACTATCTGTGTCTGCTGCGCACCGAGGACATCGTGCGTCACCTCGAAGATCTCTGGGCGCGGCTGCGTACCGAAAGTATCGCGATGCCGCGCGCGCTGAATTTGATCACGGGGCCCTCGCGCACGGGCGATGTCGAGCAGACCATCCAACTCGGCGCGCATGGCCCGCGTAGCGTGCGGATCATCCTGCTGGATGGGTGCGATCGATCCGCCTGA
- a CDS encoding PadR family transcriptional regulator has translation MSRAARKGGMHLAAFSLLLLAERGRHGLALHEGVNALLHESLQIDAGNLYRVLRDMEERGVVTSEWDTQGAGPARRVYAITPAGRKELAAWREDILARRQAFEVFLARYEDLEEPSS, from the coding sequence ATGAGTCGTGCCGCGCGCAAGGGCGGGATGCACCTGGCCGCCTTCTCGTTGCTGTTGCTCGCAGAGCGGGGCCGGCATGGCCTCGCTCTGCATGAGGGCGTCAACGCGCTCTTGCACGAAAGCTTGCAGATCGATGCCGGTAACCTTTATCGCGTGTTACGCGATATGGAGGAGCGTGGGGTGGTGACTTCCGAATGGGATACGCAGGGTGCCGGTCCAGCCCGGCGTGTGTACGCAATCACTCCCGCAGGGCGCAAGGAACTGGCGGCCTGGCGTGAGGATATCCTCGCCAGGCGTCAGGCGTTCGAGGTTTTTCTCGCGCGCTATGAAGACCTCGAAGAGCCGTCATCATGA